The Methanosarcina acetivorans C2A genome includes the window TATGGACTACAGACCTTTAATAGAGTACAGTCAGGAAGCTCCGATACTTCCTAAAGCCCTTTTCACTTCAGATGTGACCGAAGGCTATGCTCCCCTCGTAGTCAGGTTCAAGGATTTTTCCGAAGATGCTGCCTCAAGACTCTGGGACTTTGGAGATGGGAATTTCTCAAGTTATCCGAATCCGCAGCACACTTATTTAAATGAAGGAACTTATGTTGTCTCCCTTACTGTCAGCAACGAAAACGGAAGTGACTCGGCATCGGTAACGGTATATGTTCGGGATGCTTCCGAACTGGCCGGCCCCATGCTTCCGAAAGCCCAATTCATTTATAATACAACAAGCGGACATATCCCTCTTGTTATAAAATTTGTTGATATTTCCGAGAATGCAGATTGCGTTACCTGGTACTTCGGGGATGGTAAGACTTCCTGTTGCCCCGAACCCGAGCATACCTTCTGCTGTCCCGGGAGTTACACAGTCTCCCTTGCAGCTATAAATGAAAATGGAACCTCTTCGGCATCTATAGTCGTAAACGTCCTGCCTGCCGAAAGTGTGGAAAGTTCGGAGGATACGGAAAACTCTGCAAACACAGGGAGTGGTTCTGATAAAAATAATGCATGTAATATCGTTAACGAAACAGATGCGGATGCATCAGAAAAAGCAGGGGACCCTGAACTTATCACAAGGTCGGAAAACACAGATAGTCTCGGAAATTCTATTATAGAATATGCCAGCGATACTACAGATAAATTTGCTGATGCTGAGAATAGTATTAATGCAGAAGCAACTGAAAACTCCGAATCAGATTCTAACGGCGGAGGCGAGGGAACAGGAACTGCCAGAATTATCCACAGGGAAGAACTCGAAGCCATAAAAGATTCCGTTATCTCCACTGCCAGCTCTAATATTCTTAAGGAAACTGAACGGGCTCTGGAAAATGAAACACTCAAGGTTCAGAAAAATGTAGAAGATTTTGTTGACGATTCCTTACCAGAATCCGTAGGAGACTCTTTACCTGAGATGGAGCAGAGAATCGCCCCCTGGATTCCTTCCTTCCTCGGACTTGCCGGAGTAATCTTCATTGTTTCTGTAATGAAAAGAGGCAGAAGAAGAAGACAAAAGTGATATCCCTTAGAAGTGATATCACCTGAGAAAAGAATAGCATTTTCAACAGCAACCCACGATCAGGGCAACATAGTTATCTTCATGGTTTTTGATTTCTTCATGCGTGGCATTTTTTAACCACTTTTTTCCCCCGTGAACAGCGTGATCCCCGCAAATGAAGAAAATGGTCCCTTTTTCGGCATTCCGAAAGATTGCTTCAAGGTTTTCATCTATGTCCTTTGCGGCTTTTTTCATTTCTTTCCAGGTCTCTGCCCTGTGGGAGTAACGGTCAAGGGTCCTGAGATGCACAGCCAGGATATCGGGTTTTTCCCTGAGGGACTGCAATGCATATTCCGTTATTCGGCTGTCATAGTCAAGGATATCTTCGGAGTTAGGGACCCCGTAAAAGTCCTTTATTCTGCCCCTGAAACTCTCGGCTCCTTCGGTCTCGATCACAGCCGCAACGTTCATCCCTGCCCTGTAAGCCCATTCCATGATGCTTCTGAGCTTCGGGTTATCAGAATTTTTTGCAGTCTCAATGTATATGTCCGCGGTCGAGTAAATGTGATGCTCCTCAGGAAGGTATCCCGTGAAGATTGAGGCGATTGCAGGAGATGTGATGTTTGCCGGGGACCTGCACTTAAACAGGAGCCCTTTTTCGGCAAATTCATGCAGGTTTTTCATTACCGGAGAGAGGTACCGGTAAAGCGAATATCCAAGGCTGTCAACTACTATAATTACTGCCCTCTTGCAAATTCTCTCGCTCGCATAATTTTCGACTTCAGGAATCGGCCTTCCCGAAGGCGGAACCATAGGAATTTTCAGCAATCTCGAGATTGTAGGTGCAATGTCAATGGTACTGCATTCCAGAACTTTCATGTATCTTCTCTATATGATATGGCATGACATTTATACTCATTTTCTGAACTGCTTCCCGAGTTTCGCTTCGGGACAGAAAAATCTATGATTTTTCTTGTAGTTGCGATGTAATCGCAACAGCCCGTGGTTCTTTTCGCTTCGCTCAAGAGGACTAACTTATGGGTTAGGAATTGAGCTTCGCTCAAGCAGACTAATTTGCAGGTAAAATCAGAAGTTGAGTTCAAGAGGACTACTTTATGGATTAGAGCAGCAGGATTCACTTAGACGGACTTATTAAGATTTCTCTAACCTGCACAACCGTATTCACGATACAGAGCCGCTCCATTCGGGTTGAAAAACTGTTTTCGGGACAAATGAAGCATTTTCAGATACTGGAAAATAATATCAATCTGTAACAAAGAATATGAAAACACTCTGAATAGAAGGGAAAGAAGTTTGAGATGGGAATAAAATGAGCACAACGACTAAAGAGCTTTCTGAAGAACCTGCTGGGGAAGACCTTTCTTCTGAAGAATATCCTGAAGAGGAATCGCCGGGAGAAGAATTCTCCGAACTAATAAAATATACAGTTCCGGGCTATATTTTAGGACTTCTTGCAGGAATTTTTCTGGATATTCAGGGTTACCAGCGGAGCGCTGCAGGGCAGTGGCTTGTCAGGACTCTTGCAGGTGAAGGAGAAAGCATTTTTGAGGGAATCTTCTCCATCCGTCAGAGACTCCGAAAAGCTGAAGGAAGCATGGCAGAAGCTTACGGCTGGGGAAAATTATTCGGGATTGCCATCCCCTGGATAATTGACTTTGGGAGCAGGCTTGCAGGGGTAGATGTTTACGGAATTGAAGGCTTTTATATTCCGTATTTCTATGCCCTCAGCGACCAGATAGGAGCCAATATTTCAGGCATTCTCTTCCTCAAACGTACCGAAGGGTCATGGAAAGCGGGCTTTTCCAGATATTTCCGCCATCCGGTAATGCTTGCAAGTCTTTTTGTAATCATAATTGTCCCCATAGGACTGCTTGGAGCAAGAATTATGGGGTTCAGCCCGACAACCCAGACCTTCACAGCCCTTGAGACCATTGCTGCAAATCTCTGCTGGGTCCCGCCCCTTGTTGGGTGGTTGAACGAGAAGTACCGCTGAATTTCAAGCAAAAACAGCAGTAGTGACCATAAGATATATATCGCATTATCACCACATATGTAGTATAACCACTACATATGGTGGGAATGTCTACCTACAGGGTAAATGTAAACAAAAACGTGAACAA containing:
- a CDS encoding PKD domain-containing protein — encoded protein: MAQTQTFRRTCFLLAIFILISVSGIGTASEFRVWPGQSIQDAVDSASPGDIILVESGEFNESIRVNKENLTIESASGNPDDIFIAGDTPISYVFEVVANDVKINFFSITDGRCGIFLNNVENCVINGNKISNQEAGIYLLNSRNNLLTNNMVYSNEDCGLKLLASSENIIYGNYFDNVENARDNRFNVWNNSKGNYWSDYGGTDENGDGIGDTPYAINPEVGSMDYRPLIEYSQEAPILPKALFTSDVTEGYAPLVVRFKDFSEDAASRLWDFGDGNFSSYPNPQHTYLNEGTYVVSLTVSNENGSDSASVTVYVRDASELAGPMLPKAQFIYNTTSGHIPLVIKFVDISENADCVTWYFGDGKTSCCPEPEHTFCCPGSYTVSLAAINENGTSSASIVVNVLPAESVESSEDTENSANTGSGSDKNNACNIVNETDADASEKAGDPELITRSENTDSLGNSIIEYASDTTDKFADAENSINAEATENSESDSNGGGEGTGTARIIHREELEAIKDSVISTASSNILKETERALENETLKVQKNVEDFVDDSLPESVGDSLPEMEQRIAPWIPSFLGLAGVIFIVSVMKRGRRRRQK
- a CDS encoding alkaline phosphatase family protein, which encodes MKVLECSTIDIAPTISRLLKIPMVPPSGRPIPEVENYASERICKRAVIIVVDSLGYSLYRYLSPVMKNLHEFAEKGLLFKCRSPANITSPAIASIFTGYLPEEHHIYSTADIYIETAKNSDNPKLRSIMEWAYRAGMNVAAVIETEGAESFRGRIKDFYGVPNSEDILDYDSRITEYALQSLREKPDILAVHLRTLDRYSHRAETWKEMKKAAKDIDENLEAIFRNAEKGTIFFICGDHAVHGGKKWLKNATHEEIKNHEDNYVALIVGCC